The Acipenser ruthenus chromosome 25, fAciRut3.2 maternal haplotype, whole genome shotgun sequence genome has a window encoding:
- the LOC117413794 gene encoding LIM and cysteine-rich domains protein 1-like isoform X1, which yields MDLSAGMQKMSVAPESAGRGVPCLRCKGICTGFQPHSWRKLCQVCRCCPGDHDLYSDAEDDRKIGRLLTDSKNSSLTARVKGGDGERIYKRNRMIITNPIVSRKDPTFDTITYEWAPPGLTQKLAILYMELIPKEMQPVAGTEGAYHRRRQLLRQLPVYDVDPTQCLSLSEGEVGAMEEFVKLYKQDALGVGEVALPGEAGTAKDEGKQPPKNGKKTPQETSSAPNGTVTDCNKKSEYYCERCKQVAPLGSPVVFAERGGYARLWHPTCFVCCRCSEALVDLIYFWKDESLMCGRHYCEAVRPRCAGCDEIIFSEDYQQMEGLTWHRNHFSCVECEQPLTAKSFILDQAKLLCTTCSKSSKRA from the exons ATGTCTGTGGCGCCGGAGTCAGCAGGAAGAGGTGTGCCTTGTTTGAGATGTAAAGGGATCTGCACTGGATTCCAGCCACATTCTTGGAG GAAGCTATGCCAGGTATGCCGCTGCTGCCCGGGGGATCACGACCTGTACTCAGACGCCGAGGACGATCGGAAAATTGGCCGCTTACTGACGGACTCCAAGAACTCCAGCCTGACGGCGCGGGTGAAGGGCGGGGATGGGGAACGGATTTACAAGAGGAACCGGATGATCATCACAAACCCCATTGTGTCCAGGAAAGATCCCACCTTCGATACCATAACCTACGAGTGGGCCCCCCCAGGACTGACTCAGAAACTG GCTATTCTCTACATGGAGCTCATTCCCAAAGAAATGCAGCCTGTGGcggggacagagggggcataccACAGACGCAGGCAGCTTCTGAGACAGCTACCTGTGTACGATGTGGACCCCACCCAGTGCCTCAGCCTGTCGGAGGGGGAGGTCGGAGCCATGGAGGAGTTTGTCAAGCTGTATAAACAAGATGCGCTCGGCGTCGGGGAGGTAGCGCTCCCCGGGGAGGCTGGCACTGCCAAAGACGAGGGCAAGCAACCCCCAAAAAATGGCAAGAAGACCCCACAGGAAACCTCCTCTGCACCCAACGGGACTGTCACAGACTGCAACAAGAAAAGTGAATAC TACTGTGAGCGCTGCAAGCAGGTGGCTCCACTGGGCAGCCCCGTGGTGTTTGCTGAGAGAGGGGGCTACGCCCGGCTCTGGCACCCCACCTGCTTCGTGTGCTGCAGGTGCAGCGAGGCCCTGGTGGATCTCATCTACTTCTGGAAGGATGAGTCTCTGATGTGCGGACGCCATTACTGTGAGGCTGTGAGACCGCGTTGTGCTGGCTGTGATGAG ATCATTTTCTCTGAAGATTATCAGCAAATGGAGGGCCTCACCTGGCACAGGAATCACTTCAGCTGTGTGGAGTGTGAGCAGCCTCTGACGGCCAAATCCTTCATCCTGGACCAGGCCAAGCTGCTGTGCACTACCTGCAGCAAGAGCAGCAAGCGAGCCTGA
- the LOC117413794 gene encoding LIM and cysteine-rich domains protein 1-like isoform X2, with protein sequence MLERCIEATEAILYMELIPKEMQPVAGTEGAYHRRRQLLRQLPVYDVDPTQCLSLSEGEVGAMEEFVKLYKQDALGVGEVALPGEAGTAKDEGKQPPKNGKKTPQETSSAPNGTVTDCNKKSEYYCERCKQVAPLGSPVVFAERGGYARLWHPTCFVCCRCSEALVDLIYFWKDESLMCGRHYCEAVRPRCAGCDEIIFSEDYQQMEGLTWHRNHFSCVECEQPLTAKSFILDQAKLLCTTCSKSSKRA encoded by the exons ATGCTTGAACGCTGCATTGAGGCCACAGAG GCTATTCTCTACATGGAGCTCATTCCCAAAGAAATGCAGCCTGTGGcggggacagagggggcataccACAGACGCAGGCAGCTTCTGAGACAGCTACCTGTGTACGATGTGGACCCCACCCAGTGCCTCAGCCTGTCGGAGGGGGAGGTCGGAGCCATGGAGGAGTTTGTCAAGCTGTATAAACAAGATGCGCTCGGCGTCGGGGAGGTAGCGCTCCCCGGGGAGGCTGGCACTGCCAAAGACGAGGGCAAGCAACCCCCAAAAAATGGCAAGAAGACCCCACAGGAAACCTCCTCTGCACCCAACGGGACTGTCACAGACTGCAACAAGAAAAGTGAATAC TACTGTGAGCGCTGCAAGCAGGTGGCTCCACTGGGCAGCCCCGTGGTGTTTGCTGAGAGAGGGGGCTACGCCCGGCTCTGGCACCCCACCTGCTTCGTGTGCTGCAGGTGCAGCGAGGCCCTGGTGGATCTCATCTACTTCTGGAAGGATGAGTCTCTGATGTGCGGACGCCATTACTGTGAGGCTGTGAGACCGCGTTGTGCTGGCTGTGATGAG ATCATTTTCTCTGAAGATTATCAGCAAATGGAGGGCCTCACCTGGCACAGGAATCACTTCAGCTGTGTGGAGTGTGAGCAGCCTCTGACGGCCAAATCCTTCATCCTGGACCAGGCCAAGCTGCTGTGCACTACCTGCAGCAAGAGCAGCAAGCGAGCCTGA
- the LOC117413794 gene encoding LIM and cysteine-rich domains protein 1-like isoform X3 has translation MDLSAGMQKMSVAPESAGRGVPCLRCKGICTGFQPHSWRKLCQVCRCCPGDHDLYSDAEDDRKIGRLLTDSKNSSLTARVKGGDGERIYKRNRMIITNPIVSRKDPTFDTITYEWAPPGLTQKLAILYMELIPKEMQPVAGTEGAYHRRRQLLRQLPVYDVDPTQCLSLSEGEVGAMEEFVKLYKQDALGVGEVALPGEAGTAKDEGKQPPKNGKKTPQETSSAPNGTVTDCNKKSEY, from the exons ATGTCTGTGGCGCCGGAGTCAGCAGGAAGAGGTGTGCCTTGTTTGAGATGTAAAGGGATCTGCACTGGATTCCAGCCACATTCTTGGAG GAAGCTATGCCAGGTATGCCGCTGCTGCCCGGGGGATCACGACCTGTACTCAGACGCCGAGGACGATCGGAAAATTGGCCGCTTACTGACGGACTCCAAGAACTCCAGCCTGACGGCGCGGGTGAAGGGCGGGGATGGGGAACGGATTTACAAGAGGAACCGGATGATCATCACAAACCCCATTGTGTCCAGGAAAGATCCCACCTTCGATACCATAACCTACGAGTGGGCCCCCCCAGGACTGACTCAGAAACTG GCTATTCTCTACATGGAGCTCATTCCCAAAGAAATGCAGCCTGTGGcggggacagagggggcataccACAGACGCAGGCAGCTTCTGAGACAGCTACCTGTGTACGATGTGGACCCCACCCAGTGCCTCAGCCTGTCGGAGGGGGAGGTCGGAGCCATGGAGGAGTTTGTCAAGCTGTATAAACAAGATGCGCTCGGCGTCGGGGAGGTAGCGCTCCCCGGGGAGGCTGGCACTGCCAAAGACGAGGGCAAGCAACCCCCAAAAAATGGCAAGAAGACCCCACAGGAAACCTCCTCTGCACCCAACGGGACTGTCACAGACTGCAACAAGAAAAGTGAATAC tag